In a single window of the Rhineura floridana isolate rRhiFlo1 chromosome 3, rRhiFlo1.hap2, whole genome shotgun sequence genome:
- the ZNF692 gene encoding zinc finger protein 692, whose translation MMEHGRQGRQRASEMIRKQKRKELDARRSKCRIRIGSHLEQWCQLKEQLGFSLHSQLAKYLLDRYSSQGSALKTGPNISNVIPSPLPSDALQHLVVLSHNHSQECGFIPNVKSALPEQEGIPDSMVWECLAGHTFSWSPPTPQTCTLPPRKAASRCQEEKAVSSKPSPPPSPIIRRRRSLRRAAAAHAFSLALASNSPCPVDEAEPPSKEDGEGSADRERTACLSPGSGTGPCEELLSGNNADETDSSSEEIPASTEVTEPVSILTPPEGMPESVPEPPEQEDDEREDLAEEDNLVYTDDLQDENYHPSLDSCKKRAQPCDEDVAQIGPKRIRKAAKREILLCDYDGCGKIFSNRQYLNHHKKYQHVHQKTFTCSEPSCGKSFNFKKHLKEHEKLHSDKRDYICEFCARSFRTSSNLIIHRRIHTGEKPLQCEICGFTCRQKASLNWHMKKHDADSFYQFSCDLCGKKFEKKDNVTAHKSKSHPEVVTGPPQPVQEPPVLGHPLAMEQLENPIQSQPGNTERRVEESALVIAVTIK comes from the exons ATGATGGAACATGGGCGCCAGGGCCGTCAGCGGGCCTCCGAAATGATTCGCAAGCAAAAACGCAAGGAGCTGGATGCCCGGCGCAGCAAGTGCCGCATCCGTATTGGCAGCCACCTGGAGCAATGGTGTCAGCTCAAGGAGCAACTGGGTTTCTCTTTGCACTCCCAGCTTGCCAAGTACCTGCTTGACAG GTACAGTTCACAAGGCTCAGCTCTGAAAACAG GACCGAATATCTCCAATGTTATCCCCAGCCCTCTTCCTTCTGATGCACTGCAGCACCTTGTTGTCCTTTCTCACAATCACAGCCAGGAATGTGGCTTCATCCCTAACGTGAAGTCCGCATTGCCGGAGCAGGAAGGAATCCCAGATAGCATGGTCTGGGAGTGCCTGGCTGGCCACACCTTCTCTTGGAGCCCCCCCACCCCACAGACCTGCACGCTGCCTCCCCGCAAAGCAGCCTCCAGATGTCAAGAGGAGAAAGCAGTGAGTTCCAAGCCCAgccccccaccctcccccatCATCAGACGCCGGCGCTCCCTCcgcagggcagcagcagcccatGCCTTTTCCTTAGCGCTTGCTTCCAACTCACCATGTCCAGTGGACGAGGCAGAGCCACCTTCcaaagaggatggggagggcagtgcagacagagagagaacagCATGCTTGTCTCCCGGCAGTGGAACAGGCCCGTGCGAGGAATTGCTGAGTGGCAACAACGCTGATGAAACAG ATTCTTCCTCTGAAGAGATTCCAGCTAGCACAGAAGTCACAGAGCCTGTAAG CATCTTGACTCCACCAGAGGGGATGCCTGAATCAGTGCCTGAGCCACCAGAGCAGGAAGATGACGAAAGAGAGGATTTGGCAGAGGAAGACAATCTGGTGTACACAGATGACCTGCAAGATGAAAATTATCATCCTTCCCTAGACAG CTGCAAGAAACGGGCCCAGCCATGTGATGAGGATGTGGCCCAGATTGGTCCAAAGAGAATCAG GAAAGCAGCCAAGCGAGAGATCCTCCTCTGTGACTACGATGGCTGTGGGAAGATTTTCTCCAACCGCCAATACTTGAAT CACCACAAGAAATATCAGCACGTTCACCAAAAAACATTCACCTGCTCTGAACCCAGCTGCGGCAAGTCCTTCAACTTCAAGAAACACCTTAAGGAGCACGAGAAACTGCATAGCG ATAAAAGGGACTACATATGTGAGTTCTGTGCTCGCTCCTTCCGAACTAGCAGCAATTTGATCATCCACCGACGAATCCACACTGGAGAAAAGCCCTTACA GTGTGAGATCTGTGGATTCACCTGCCGCCAGAAGGCCTCCTTGAACTGGCACATGAAGAAGCACGATGCAGACTCCTTTTATCAGTTTTCCTGTGACCTCTGTGGCAAGAAGTTTGAGAAGAAAGACAACGTCACTGCGCACAAGAGCAAGAGTCACCCAGAGGTGGTCACTGGGCCTCCCCAGCCTGTGCAGGAGCCTCCAGTCCTGGGCCACCCACTTGCTATGGAGCAGCTGGAAAACCCCATCCAGAGCCAGCCTGGCAACACAGAGAGGAGAGTGGAGGAGTCTGCCCTTGTCATCGCAGTCACAATCAAGTAA